In Pseudobdellovibrionaceae bacterium, the following proteins share a genomic window:
- a CDS encoding DUF4956 domain-containing protein gives MTVTDLESIQFLGSHLINFASMGELLYRLTINLTVCAFIVKGIFLPIYRDRNYVFALGLINISTFLICLLMSGVKLKIGFAFGLFAVFSIIRYRTEQVPIKQMTYLFLVIVVAVINALANSEVSHAELIFTNAFVVGLVYYLDRIWYRQRGGVKTVRYEKIDLIRPENQAQLYADLRRRTGLNIVRVDVVEINFLNDTAEIRIHFDKPSEVDFSVAA, from the coding sequence ATGACAGTCACGGACTTGGAATCAATTCAATTTTTAGGAAGCCATTTGATCAACTTTGCGTCGATGGGTGAGTTGCTCTATCGACTGACAATTAACCTTACTGTGTGCGCCTTTATCGTGAAGGGCATCTTTTTGCCGATTTACCGGGATCGCAATTATGTCTTTGCTCTTGGCTTGATCAACATATCAACCTTTCTCATCTGTCTGCTGATGAGCGGAGTAAAGCTTAAGATTGGTTTTGCCTTCGGCCTATTTGCCGTATTCTCTATCATTCGCTACCGAACGGAACAAGTGCCGATTAAGCAAATGACCTATCTTTTTCTCGTAATTGTCGTGGCAGTGATAAATGCCTTGGCGAACTCCGAAGTGTCCCATGCAGAACTCATTTTTACCAACGCATTTGTGGTTGGCCTTGTCTACTACCTGGATCGGATTTGGTACAGGCAGAGAGGTGGCGTTAAAACCGTTCGGTATGAAAAAATTGATCTGATTCGGCCAGAAAACCAGGCGCAACTCTACGCGGATCTGCGGCGGCGCACGGGTTTGAATATTGTACGAGTCGATGTTGTGGAAATCAACTTTCTCAATGATACAGCAGAGATTCGCATTCACTTCGACAAACCATCTGAGGTGGATTTCTCTGTCGCGGCATAG